A single Desulfomonile tiedjei DNA region contains:
- a CDS encoding 4Fe-4S dicluster domain-containing protein: MIEQVAAHVKTLLEDGKINAFLGLRNENGNIVPHLYENPADLSDGLSIGDLEGPGDSRYPIAKILMTVVSSTPDKVIGVLLRGCDERALNELLRWNQMTRTEQIVRVGIACPAELAQAHECRKPFPDEFVAGVKAEPVKNATVDDVMALDLLGRLDYWKKIFDRCIKCYGCRDVCPVCFCNVCTLEENALIRTGDLPPENPMFHLTRAVHMAGRCIDCNLCTEVCPAEIPLRTLYKKVAEIVRDEFGYITGEPGEGKSPLNILGPDPGHTAANE; encoded by the coding sequence ATGATCGAGCAAGTAGCAGCGCACGTCAAAACACTTTTGGAAGACGGAAAGATAAATGCTTTCCTAGGCCTCAGGAACGAGAACGGAAACATCGTCCCGCATTTGTACGAAAATCCGGCAGACCTCAGCGACGGCCTCAGCATAGGCGACCTGGAAGGACCCGGTGACTCCCGGTATCCGATTGCCAAGATTCTGATGACCGTGGTCAGTAGTACTCCGGACAAGGTGATCGGTGTTTTGCTCCGAGGATGCGATGAACGCGCCCTGAATGAGCTGCTGCGCTGGAATCAGATGACCCGGACCGAGCAGATAGTAAGGGTCGGAATAGCCTGTCCCGCAGAGTTGGCACAAGCCCATGAATGCCGCAAACCTTTCCCCGATGAGTTCGTGGCAGGCGTAAAGGCTGAACCGGTCAAAAACGCCACCGTGGATGACGTCATGGCCTTGGATCTGCTCGGCAGGCTGGATTATTGGAAGAAAATATTTGACCGTTGCATAAAGTGCTACGGTTGCCGCGACGTGTGCCCTGTGTGTTTTTGCAATGTCTGCACCCTCGAAGAGAACGCTTTGATTCGGACCGGCGATCTGCCCCCGGAAAATCCGATGTTTCACTTGACGAGGGCGGTTCACATGGCGGGTCGCTGTATTGACTGCAATTTGTGCACCGAGGTTTGTCCCGCTGAAATACCCTTGCGAACCCTCTACAAAAAGGTGGCAGAAATAGTACGGGATGAATTCGGGTATATCACGGGAGAACCCGGCGAAGGGAAGTCTCCTCTTAATATCCTCGGGCCTGATCCGGGGCACACCGCGGCGAACGAATAA
- a CDS encoding hydrogenase iron-sulfur subunit: MSDEQFEPTIIGFLCNWCAYAGADLAGVSRLQYPANLRTIRTLCSATVGPHQILKAFQKGADGVFVGGUHVGDCHYLYGNYMTVKRIAFMKQLLEFSGIDPERLMLKWVSSAEGPRFAKVVTEFVEKIRGLGPSPLSNPAVMEKAG, translated from the coding sequence ATGTCCGACGAACAGTTTGAACCTACTATAATCGGCTTCCTGTGCAACTGGTGCGCGTACGCGGGAGCGGACCTTGCCGGGGTGAGTCGTCTGCAATATCCCGCGAACCTGCGGACCATAAGAACGCTTTGTTCAGCAACGGTCGGACCGCACCAGATCTTGAAAGCGTTCCAGAAAGGCGCGGACGGCGTCTTCGTAGGCGGCTGACACGTCGGAGATTGCCATTACCTGTACGGTAATTACATGACGGTCAAAAGAATCGCTTTCATGAAGCAGCTCCTGGAATTTTCCGGAATTGACCCGGAGCGTCTGATGCTCAAGTGGGTTTCCTCCGCCGAAGGACCTCGCTTTGCCAAGGTCGTCACAGAATTCGTCGAGAAGATCCGTGGTCTTGGCCCGTCGCCGTTGAGCAACCCGGCGGTCATGGAGAAAGCCGGCTAA
- a CDS encoding CoB--CoM heterodisulfide reductase iron-sulfur subunit A family protein, translating to MKDEAKSSDVRVGVFICDCGSNIAGYLQMKELVDYAKTLPNVAFVQENLYTCSEGGINEIKEAIPRENLNRVVVASCTPRTHEPLFMSACEEGGINPYLFEMANIRDQCSWVHMREGEKGTERAKGQIAMAVAKAAKLRPLNRIQLSLFHRAVVIGGGVAGMSAAMALGNMGYEVDLVEKQDKLGGLLNDLNMILPSNEPPSTLVNDLSERLKNNPKVTIHTRSEVKKAEGYVGNYAVTLNDNGTENQVKAGVIIVAIGGRVLKPEGLFGYDGNKVITHLELEGMLRAGSLPDTKKVVIVQCVGSRCEERTYCSRICCMTAVKNSILLKEANPDISITILYRDMQMYGVENEDMFRRSKELGVRYVTYDPERPPTVEQGQVKVYHLRMGKQIAMPADLVVLSTPLIAQEDASDISTMLKVPLNENGFFLEGHVKLKPLDFATDGVYLCGNARFPSTIREAVAQGLGAASRAAGVLSKEALFTSGIVADISPETCCGCLGCIKVCPYGAINYLDEQGICQVNKVLCKGCGGCAATCPSGSARLDGFSNEQIYAQIEQALAG from the coding sequence TTGAAAGACGAAGCAAAATCCAGTGACGTCCGCGTGGGCGTTTTCATTTGCGATTGCGGGTCCAATATCGCCGGATATCTGCAAATGAAGGAACTGGTCGATTACGCCAAGACCCTTCCCAATGTGGCGTTCGTCCAGGAAAACCTATACACGTGCTCCGAAGGCGGCATAAACGAAATAAAAGAGGCCATTCCGCGGGAGAATTTGAATCGTGTCGTGGTGGCCTCCTGTACCCCGAGGACCCACGAACCGCTGTTCATGAGCGCGTGTGAAGAGGGCGGCATTAATCCGTACCTCTTCGAAATGGCCAACATCAGGGATCAATGCTCCTGGGTTCATATGCGGGAGGGCGAAAAGGGCACCGAACGGGCCAAGGGCCAGATAGCCATGGCAGTGGCGAAGGCAGCCAAACTCAGGCCGCTAAATCGTATCCAGCTCAGCCTTTTCCATCGGGCCGTGGTGATCGGCGGCGGTGTTGCAGGGATGTCCGCGGCAATGGCCCTGGGCAACATGGGATACGAAGTGGATCTGGTCGAAAAACAGGATAAGCTCGGCGGTCTGCTAAACGACCTCAATATGATCCTCCCCTCGAATGAGCCGCCATCAACCTTGGTTAACGACCTGTCGGAACGACTCAAGAACAACCCTAAAGTGACCATCCATACTCGATCCGAGGTGAAGAAGGCCGAAGGGTACGTGGGAAACTACGCGGTGACCCTGAACGATAACGGCACGGAAAACCAGGTCAAAGCCGGGGTAATTATTGTTGCTATCGGCGGGCGTGTTCTTAAACCTGAAGGGCTCTTCGGTTACGACGGCAACAAGGTCATCACCCACCTGGAATTGGAGGGTATGCTTCGCGCGGGAAGCCTTCCGGACACCAAGAAAGTGGTGATCGTTCAATGCGTCGGTTCCAGGTGCGAAGAGCGGACCTATTGTTCACGTATCTGCTGCATGACGGCCGTGAAGAACTCCATACTGCTCAAAGAGGCTAATCCTGATATCTCGATCACCATTCTGTATCGGGACATGCAGATGTATGGCGTAGAAAACGAGGACATGTTCCGACGATCCAAGGAATTGGGCGTGCGTTACGTGACCTACGATCCTGAGCGGCCTCCGACGGTTGAACAAGGCCAGGTCAAAGTGTATCACCTTCGGATGGGCAAACAGATCGCGATGCCTGCAGATCTGGTGGTCCTGTCCACTCCGTTGATAGCACAGGAGGACGCGAGCGACATCTCCACAATGCTGAAGGTGCCCTTGAACGAAAACGGCTTCTTCCTGGAAGGACATGTGAAGCTGAAGCCCTTGGACTTTGCAACAGACGGCGTTTATCTCTGCGGAAACGCGCGCTTCCCGTCAACGATCAGAGAAGCGGTGGCTCAGGGTCTGGGCGCGGCCTCAAGGGCCGCGGGGGTCCTGTCCAAGGAGGCGTTGTTTACCAGCGGCATAGTCGCAGATATCAGTCCTGAGACGTGTTGCGGATGTCTCGGATGCATAAAGGTTTGTCCGTACGGAGCCATAAACTACCTCGACGAACAGGGCATATGCCAGGTTAACAAGGTGCTTTGCAAGGGCTGCGGTGGATGCGCGGCAACCTGCCCGTCAGGAAGCGCCAGGCTCGACGGATTTTCCAACGAACAGATTTACGCGCAGATCGAGCAGGCCCTGGCCGGATAG
- a CDS encoding CoB--CoM heterodisulfide reductase iron-sulfur subunit A family protein: protein MDSSRCTACGACAEKCPTKVPNEFNFGLDDRKAIYKDYAQGIPSVYTIDPNSCRVMQGQKCGVCAKVCQAKAIDYEQKPTEVDLNVAAVIVSTGYELFDATQISEYGYGRLPNVISSLEMERLLSAGGPTKGHLTRPSTIRGEARLKEIPKLMKKAEKSEDPNDMARLVEEQKRLEEQVHKYHTAKKLGFIQCVGSRDFRFHKYCSSYCCMHSIKEAIIAKEHEPQTESYIFYMDLRTVGKGFEEYKVRGAKVSGLKYVRGRVAEILQDEDLNPVIYYEDTEQRRVVEMTLDMVILANACSAPKGIGQVAELFGLELEENNFVKTHPNRPLDTNVPGIFTCGCAQGPLDIPESVAQASSAAARAAEVVMTGGQALAV, encoded by the coding sequence GTGGACTCCAGCCGGTGCACCGCCTGCGGAGCGTGCGCGGAGAAGTGCCCTACCAAGGTGCCGAACGAGTTCAACTTCGGCCTGGATGACCGCAAGGCTATCTACAAGGACTACGCGCAGGGAATTCCGTCGGTCTACACAATAGATCCCAATTCTTGCAGGGTCATGCAGGGGCAGAAGTGCGGTGTGTGCGCGAAAGTCTGCCAGGCCAAAGCAATTGACTACGAGCAGAAGCCAACGGAAGTTGACCTAAACGTGGCTGCCGTTATTGTCTCCACGGGATATGAGCTTTTCGACGCGACACAGATCTCCGAATACGGGTACGGACGCCTCCCGAACGTGATTTCCTCGTTGGAGATGGAACGCTTGCTCAGCGCGGGCGGTCCGACAAAGGGCCATCTCACGAGGCCATCCACGATTCGAGGCGAGGCTCGTCTCAAAGAGATCCCAAAGCTCATGAAGAAGGCGGAGAAATCAGAAGATCCAAACGATATGGCACGCCTTGTGGAAGAACAGAAACGCCTCGAAGAGCAAGTCCACAAATATCATACAGCTAAGAAGCTGGGATTCATCCAATGCGTGGGATCCAGAGACTTCCGGTTCCATAAGTACTGTTCCAGCTATTGCTGCATGCACTCGATCAAGGAAGCGATTATCGCCAAGGAACACGAACCCCAAACCGAATCCTATATTTTTTATATGGATCTTCGGACCGTGGGCAAAGGATTTGAAGAGTACAAGGTTCGGGGCGCTAAGGTTTCCGGATTGAAGTACGTCCGCGGCCGCGTGGCTGAAATCCTCCAGGATGAGGATCTAAATCCCGTGATTTATTACGAGGATACCGAGCAGCGACGAGTTGTGGAAATGACGTTGGACATGGTGATTCTAGCCAACGCGTGCTCGGCCCCGAAGGGAATCGGCCAGGTGGCGGAACTTTTCGGCCTGGAGCTTGAAGAGAACAATTTTGTTAAAACACATCCGAATAGGCCCCTGGACACGAACGTTCCGGGAATATTCACATGTGGGTGTGCCCAAGGCCCGCTAGACATTCCCGAATCGGTGGCACAAGCCAGCAGTGCAGCGGCCCGAGCCGCAGAAGTGGTCATGACCGGCGGCCAGGCACTGGCCGTTTGA
- a CDS encoding FAD-dependent oxidoreductase: MASNEVLIIGGGIAGMQAALDLGEMGIQVHLVEKNPSIGGKMAQLDKTFPTNDCTI, from the coding sequence ATGGCTTCAAACGAAGTTCTCATAATCGGCGGTGGGATAGCAGGCATGCAAGCCGCTCTGGATCTCGGTGAAATGGGAATCCAGGTCCACCTGGTGGAGAAAAACCCCAGCATAGGCGGCAAGATGGCCCAACTGGACAAAACCTTTCCCACCAACGATTGTACCATATGA
- a CDS encoding (Fe-S)-binding protein, producing the protein MNLPEIVDQTRAYYCLDCGICTGSCPVSRVTPEFSPRLMVEKVLMDEEENPLEDVNIWSCLSCGQCSSRCPSKIDYPEFVRMVREEAVRQGKGGVPAHRGLFQTIMRLQTLDIKQSKTDWAREAGRISESGDTYYFVGCSPFFDVEFQTDWNLDVMDGPRGVLKLLNTMGIEPVIHDDERCCGHDLLWNGDKENFARLAERNVKLIKSLGCKRVVFHCPEGYLTFKKYYPEVLGDLGIEIVHFYELLAAEVKSGAISFAPSDGVLTYHDPCRLGRQAGIIEQPRDLIQAIPGIEFKEMQHNRENGICCGTSAWMGCSSCSKAIQKNRLAEAVATGADTLVTACPKCRLHLSCALRDMDIELKIRDINDLLAQTLKI; encoded by the coding sequence ATGAACTTACCTGAGATCGTTGATCAGACTCGGGCCTACTATTGCCTTGACTGTGGTATTTGCACGGGTAGCTGTCCTGTTTCACGCGTCACACCCGAGTTTTCACCTCGTTTGATGGTCGAAAAGGTCCTGATGGATGAAGAAGAGAACCCCCTGGAAGACGTAAACATATGGTCTTGCTTGTCATGCGGCCAGTGCAGCTCCAGGTGCCCTTCCAAAATAGATTATCCCGAGTTTGTCCGCATGGTCCGCGAAGAGGCCGTGCGTCAAGGAAAGGGAGGCGTTCCCGCGCACCGAGGTCTCTTTCAGACCATCATGAGGCTCCAGACCCTGGACATCAAGCAGAGCAAGACCGACTGGGCCAGGGAAGCCGGTAGAATTTCCGAATCCGGCGATACTTATTATTTCGTGGGCTGTTCCCCGTTTTTTGACGTGGAATTCCAGACAGACTGGAACCTCGACGTGATGGACGGCCCGAGAGGCGTCCTGAAGCTCCTCAATACCATGGGCATCGAACCGGTTATCCACGACGACGAGCGTTGTTGCGGCCATGATCTGCTCTGGAACGGCGACAAGGAGAACTTCGCCCGACTTGCCGAGCGCAACGTGAAGCTCATAAAAAGCCTCGGTTGCAAGCGGGTGGTTTTCCACTGCCCCGAAGGATACCTCACGTTTAAGAAGTATTATCCCGAGGTGCTTGGCGATCTCGGCATCGAGATAGTCCACTTTTACGAGCTTCTGGCAGCGGAAGTGAAGTCCGGAGCCATATCCTTCGCTCCTTCGGATGGGGTTTTGACCTATCACGACCCATGCAGATTGGGCCGTCAGGCCGGAATCATCGAGCAGCCTCGCGACCTGATCCAGGCTATCCCCGGTATAGAGTTCAAGGAGATGCAGCACAACCGTGAGAACGGCATTTGCTGCGGCACGAGCGCTTGGATGGGATGTTCGAGTTGTTCCAAGGCGATTCAAAAGAACAGGCTTGCAGAGGCTGTTGCGACGGGCGCGGACACGCTCGTGACGGCCTGCCCCAAGTGCCGTTTGCATTTGAGCTGTGCATTGCGAGATATGGACATCGAACTGAAAATCCGTGACATAAACGATTTGCTTGCACAGACCCTCAAGATCTGA
- a CDS encoding hydrogenase iron-sulfur subunit — MTAEFDPKIIAFACNWCSYAGADLAGVGRMQYPPSIRLIRLMCSGMLVPSYVLKAFEKGADGVLVTGUHLGECHYLEGNEKATKVIEKTRKLMKLLGIEDGRLRKQWVSASEGSRFAETVREFTEDIRKLGRNPLSKRETAA; from the coding sequence ATGACAGCAGAATTTGATCCCAAAATCATAGCTTTTGCGTGCAACTGGTGTTCGTACGCTGGCGCGGATCTGGCGGGTGTGGGAAGAATGCAGTATCCGCCAAGCATCCGGCTGATCCGGCTCATGTGCTCCGGTATGCTTGTGCCGTCGTACGTCCTCAAGGCCTTTGAAAAAGGGGCGGACGGCGTCCTTGTCACCGGTTGACACCTCGGTGAATGCCATTACCTGGAAGGTAATGAAAAGGCGACAAAGGTTATCGAGAAAACCCGCAAGCTGATGAAGCTGCTTGGTATAGAAGACGGCCGTCTGCGCAAGCAATGGGTGTCCGCATCGGAAGGATCGCGGTTTGCAGAGACTGTCCGGGAATTCACTGAAGACATTCGAAAGCTGGGAAGGAACCCACTTTCAAAAAGAGAGACCGCGGCATGA
- a CDS encoding CoB--CoM heterodisulfide reductase iron-sulfur subunit A family protein — protein sequence MTVGGGIGGVQASLDLAESGFKVYLLEEKPCIGGVMAQLDKTFPTNDCSACIFSPKLQTLAQNPNIEVLAYSALEGIEGEAGNFRVKVRRKARFVDPAKCTSCGTCAEKCPTKVPNEYNFGHDVRKAIYKDYPQGIPSVYTIDTKHCRIFQGKKCSVCQKMCPAGAVDYEQQDEIVDVEVGAVILAPGYELFNTAHISEYGHGRMPNVVTNLEMERILSASGPFGGEVKRPSDGRHPKKMAWIQCVASRDRRKGMPHCSSVCCMASIKEAVIAKEHDASIEPTIFYMDIRAYGKDFDKYYERAKGDGGVRFIRSMVSRVVEDPITRDLQITYVSEDGKLITETFDMVVLAVGIKPSNSTLETAGKLGVKLEENHFCDTGTFEPVQTSRPGVFVAGAFQAPKDIPQTVMEASAAAGAAVKMLAAERNTLTVKKELPPEKNVVGEDPRIGVFVCRCGINIASTVNVPEVVEQVKELPGVAYAGENLFTCSQDAQVLIKKIIEDNNLNRVIVASCTPRTHLPLFQETAREAGLNKYLVEMANIREHCSWVHMHEKEKATEKAVDLIRMAVARSRLLEQVQDQQLGMVQSALVIGGGVAGMTSALNLAEQGFPVHVMEATDKLGGNAWRLAHTLKREDVRPFLEELVAKATSHENITVHLNSRIEDVEGFIGSFKTTIADNTGQTSEIQHGVTVIATGASEWKPDIYGYGSDPRIRTQLEMSEAMRAQDPSVLKADTTVFIQCVGSRCAERPWCSKVCCNHAVKEALALKEANPEANVFVLYRDIRTFGLNEPYYEEARRMGVVFVRYEPENPPVVEMGKKIAVRVKDLILGGTMALQADSLVLAAAIIPNDYNKELARLYKVSTNEDGFFLEAHMKLRPVDFATDGVFLAGLAHYPKPLDETIGQAEAAGAHAAQVLARGYVEAPGMVSVVNPFLCRGCGRCVEVCPFHAPELKEIAAGISKSEVNPALCKGCGACGVACPTGAAEVRHFKDDQIGDMIDAAMMG from the coding sequence ATGACCGTCGGTGGCGGCATCGGCGGAGTCCAGGCCTCGCTGGACTTGGCCGAATCCGGATTCAAGGTCTACCTGCTGGAAGAAAAGCCATGCATCGGCGGAGTCATGGCCCAACTGGATAAAACCTTCCCGACGAATGACTGTTCTGCATGTATTTTCTCCCCCAAGCTCCAAACACTGGCTCAGAATCCGAATATTGAGGTCCTGGCCTACAGCGCGTTGGAAGGAATTGAGGGCGAGGCCGGAAATTTTCGGGTAAAGGTTCGCCGGAAAGCAAGGTTCGTCGACCCGGCGAAATGTACCTCCTGCGGCACTTGCGCTGAGAAGTGCCCTACCAAGGTCCCGAACGAGTACAATTTCGGCCACGACGTCCGCAAAGCCATCTATAAGGATTACCCGCAGGGCATACCTTCCGTTTACACGATTGACACCAAGCATTGCCGTATCTTCCAAGGAAAGAAATGCAGCGTCTGCCAAAAGATGTGCCCGGCCGGCGCAGTCGATTACGAGCAACAGGATGAGATCGTTGATGTGGAAGTCGGCGCAGTAATACTTGCGCCGGGATACGAACTGTTCAATACGGCCCATATTTCGGAATACGGACACGGGCGTATGCCCAATGTGGTCACTAACCTGGAGATGGAGCGTATCCTGAGCGCTTCAGGGCCGTTCGGTGGAGAGGTTAAGCGTCCATCGGACGGACGGCATCCCAAGAAGATGGCGTGGATACAGTGTGTCGCTTCGAGGGACCGCAGGAAAGGCATGCCCCATTGCAGTTCCGTATGCTGCATGGCTTCCATAAAGGAAGCAGTCATTGCCAAAGAACATGACGCTTCTATTGAACCCACGATTTTCTACATGGACATACGAGCCTACGGCAAGGACTTTGACAAATATTACGAACGAGCCAAAGGCGACGGCGGCGTGCGATTCATCCGTTCCATGGTAAGTCGGGTGGTCGAAGATCCGATCACTCGCGACTTGCAGATTACCTACGTGTCCGAGGACGGCAAACTGATCACCGAAACCTTTGATATGGTGGTCCTTGCGGTGGGAATAAAGCCGTCGAACTCTACGCTTGAAACAGCGGGCAAGCTGGGCGTCAAACTTGAGGAGAACCACTTCTGTGACACCGGAACATTCGAGCCCGTGCAGACTTCCAGGCCCGGTGTTTTCGTTGCAGGCGCGTTTCAAGCGCCCAAGGATATTCCTCAGACCGTCATGGAAGCTTCCGCGGCTGCGGGCGCGGCGGTGAAAATGCTGGCTGCCGAGCGGAACACCCTAACCGTCAAAAAGGAACTGCCTCCGGAAAAAAATGTCGTCGGTGAGGACCCAAGAATCGGCGTATTCGTCTGTAGGTGCGGGATCAACATAGCTTCCACGGTAAACGTTCCCGAGGTGGTCGAGCAGGTAAAGGAATTGCCGGGCGTAGCTTATGCCGGCGAGAACCTCTTTACATGCTCACAGGACGCGCAGGTTCTGATCAAAAAGATCATAGAGGACAATAACTTAAATCGCGTCATAGTCGCCTCTTGCACCCCTCGCACACATTTGCCCTTGTTCCAGGAAACCGCCAGAGAAGCCGGATTGAACAAGTACCTGGTGGAAATGGCCAACATTCGAGAGCATTGCTCCTGGGTCCACATGCACGAGAAAGAAAAGGCGACCGAAAAAGCCGTGGACCTCATCCGAATGGCCGTGGCTCGTAGTCGTTTGCTGGAGCAAGTTCAGGATCAGCAGTTGGGCATGGTTCAATCCGCTCTTGTGATCGGTGGAGGTGTCGCGGGCATGACATCCGCCCTCAACCTCGCGGAGCAGGGATTCCCTGTTCACGTGATGGAAGCCACCGACAAGCTTGGCGGGAACGCTTGGAGATTGGCCCATACTCTGAAGCGTGAAGACGTGCGGCCTTTTTTGGAGGAGCTGGTCGCGAAGGCCACTTCCCATGAGAACATTACCGTGCACCTTAATTCCCGGATCGAAGATGTGGAGGGCTTCATAGGCAGTTTCAAGACCACGATTGCGGACAACACCGGACAAACCAGTGAAATCCAGCACGGCGTGACCGTCATAGCCACCGGCGCGAGCGAATGGAAGCCGGATATTTACGGGTACGGCAGTGATCCGCGGATCAGAACGCAGCTCGAGATGAGTGAAGCCATGAGGGCTCAAGATCCCTCGGTGCTCAAGGCAGACACCACGGTATTTATCCAGTGTGTAGGTTCCCGTTGCGCGGAACGCCCGTGGTGCAGCAAGGTCTGCTGCAATCACGCGGTGAAGGAAGCTCTTGCGTTGAAGGAGGCCAACCCCGAGGCAAATGTGTTTGTGTTGTACAGAGACATCCGCACGTTCGGCCTCAATGAGCCTTATTACGAAGAGGCTCGCCGAATGGGTGTAGTCTTCGTCCGTTACGAACCTGAAAACCCTCCCGTGGTGGAGATGGGCAAGAAGATAGCAGTAAGGGTCAAGGACCTGATCCTCGGCGGGACTATGGCCTTGCAGGCGGACAGCTTGGTGCTCGCCGCGGCTATCATCCCCAACGATTATAACAAAGAGCTGGCCCGGCTTTATAAGGTATCCACAAACGAAGACGGGTTTTTCCTGGAAGCCCATATGAAGCTCAGGCCGGTCGATTTCGCGACCGACGGGGTCTTTCTGGCGGGATTGGCTCATTATCCCAAGCCGCTGGACGAAACCATAGGCCAGGCCGAGGCTGCCGGCGCTCATGCGGCCCAGGTTTTGGCACGAGGCTATGTTGAAGCGCCGGGTATGGTCTCTGTGGTCAATCCGTTCCTTTGCCGTGGATGCGGCCGATGCGTCGAGGTCTGCCCGTTCCACGCTCCTGAGCTTAAAGAAATCGCGGCGGGAATATCGAAATCGGAAGTCAACCCCGCTCTGTGCAAGGGATGCGGAGCCTGCGGTGTAGCTTGCCCCACCGGCGCTGCGGAAGTCCGACACTTCAAAGACGACCAGATCGGCGACATGATCGACGCTGCTATGATGGGTTGA